GGTTTTACAAGATGATTCCTGATAGTCCAAAATCCTTAGGAAAGGAATGGGTCATCAAGAACATTGATCCACTCATCGAACAATATGAAATTTCGGATGAAGATTTGCTTCGCACTTTTTGTGAGCACATTGCTTTTCAAATCGGGAAATCTTTAAAAAATAAACCGAAGGGAAAATTGTTGATTACCGGTGGTGGGGCCTATAATCATTTTTTGATGGAATGTATTCAACAGCATACGGAGCATCAGATCGTAGTGCCTGATAAAAAAACGATCGAATACAAAGAAGCGTTAATCTTCGCATTTTTAGGTGTGCTCAAAATGAGAAACGAAGTGAATTGTTTAAAAAGTGTAACAGGGGCTTCTCGTGATAACTGCGGAGGGGCAGTCTATAATTAAAACAGCCTCCCGGATTGGGAGGCTGCTACTTATGGTTAATTAGATTTTAATAATCATCATCATAGAAATCATCATCATCATCATCGTCATCAAAATTGCTATCTAGTTTCACATCGTCATCCATTGTGAAATCATCATCATCCTCATCCAGATTGCTTTTCCAGCTTTTTTTATCTTTCTCTTTTAACGGAGTAAGTTTGGTTGGCTTTCTTAATTCCCCTGAATCCTTCGCTTTGTCACCGACTTTTTTAGCCGGACTCTTTTTTGAATTGCTTGGCTTTTTCATTTGTAATGAAATTTGTTTTGCAAATTGTTTTTAAAAAGTTCTATTCTGTTTATTAGTACTTATACAAATTTCTGAAAAATTTATTTTCAAACAAAAAATAATCGAAAAAAAATAAACTATTTTTTTATGAGCGTTTTCAGGACGTTGCATTCATATTATAAAAATAAAACATAATTTGTAAAAACCATAATTTTTTTGAAGGATTTGCAAAAACTGATTTTTGACACCTTTTTGCTTTTTCAGTAATTTTTTTTCAAGGACACAATAATCCATATCCGTCTTCGTTAATGTTATAGAATTACGCATTACATCCCCCTAACTATTTCTTAGCTTTTAAGTATTTCCTGTGTTTCGGGAATTCCCCTGCTTAATTGATGTTTTCCATAAATATGATTTTTTAGTATGGAATAATTTATTCAGTTGCATCTTAATATCAAAAACACAATCGTCTAACTTAAACTTAAAGGCCATGAACACACACTTCAACTCCGCAGACAATTTCAATGAATTGCTTTTTGAAAATAAAAACAAAGCCTATGGCGCTTATGCAATTCGTAAATCGGAAAGTGATAACATCACAATTTCCATGTTAGTGACTTCTGCCTTTTTCGGACTATTAGTCGTTGTTGCGATTGCTTTAACCAATACCAAAATTGAAATTCCTGATATCGGTATTAATGAAACGCCACCGATTTATTTGGGTCCGGAAATCGTAATTCCGAAACCAATCGAACAGCCAAAAGCAAAAGTAGAAACGGCTGCACCTAAATCCGTGAGTGGGGCATATGTTGCTTCTAACGAACCGCAAAAAACGGATCTTAAACCAAACGACCAGCAACTCATAAGTGCAAATCCAAACCCGAATGGGAGTGATAGTGCAAAACCAAAAGTTCCGGATGTGGTTGTCACAACTTTTATTCCTGAAAAATTACCTGACGTTGTAAAGTATGTTGACATTATGCCAAAGTTGGAGAATATGGCTCAGTTTATTGCAGATAACTTAAAGTACCCAAGACAAGCTGTAGATAATGGAACCGAAGGAACCGTATTTGTAACCTTTGTTGTGGAACGAGATGGTAGTATCAGTGATATAAAATTATTGAAGGGTATTGGTGATGGTTGTGAGGAAGAAGCTATGCGCGTAGTTGCAAAAATGCCGAAATGGGAGCCCGGAACACAAAAGAATGTTCCGCAACGTGTACAATGCAATTTGCCGATTAAGTTCCGCATTAAATAAACAATTCGCTGTTTATAAGTTAAGCAAAGTAAAAAAAAAGCGCCACTTCATATAATTAATTTAGCAATCGTGAGTTAATACCTCATGATTGCTTTTTTATATTAAATAAAATCTAAACTTAAAAACATGTTAAATTCAGTTTTATTACAAATTGTAAGTGGTGCAACCGAAGCGGCAAACCAAGTTGTGGATTCAGCTAAGAATGTTGCTGTGCAAGCCAGTCAGCTTCCTGCAGCATCAACGATTGTTACACCAAAACAAGATACACTCTCGTTACTCGATTTAGTAATGAAAGGCGGACTCATCATGATACCAATGGGTTTACTGTCGTTATTAACACTATATTTCTTTTTTGAACGCTTGATGACCATTAGTAAAGCATCAAAATTGGATAAAAATTTCATGAATAGCATCAAAGATTTTATTCATAATGGAAATATTGATGCTGCAAAATCGCTTTGCAGAAATACCGTAAGCCCTGCTGCCCGGATGATTGAAAAAGGAGTGAGCCGCATCGGAAAACCAATCAAAGAAATTGAAGAAGCAATGGAAAGTGTTGGGAAATTGGAAATTAATCGCTTGGAAAAAAATCTGAGTGTGTTGAGTTTAGTTGGACGAATAGCACCTATCCTTGGATTTGTTGGAACAATTGCCGGTGTTATCAAAATTTTTTACGACATCTCTCTTACCGACAATATCAGCATCGGTGTTATTTCGGGTGGTTTGTACCAAAAGATGATAACGAGTGCTTCTGGTTTGGTAATCGGGCTTATCGCATTTATCGGATATTATATCTTGAATGCCATGTTGGATAAAACCATTAATAGAATGGAAACTGCTTCTGTAGAGTTTATTGATTTATTACAAGAACCAACCAAGTAAGATGAAACTAAAACGCAGACATAAAGAAGGTGCCGAGGTAAGTACAGAGT
This Bacteroidota bacterium DNA region includes the following protein-coding sequences:
- a CDS encoding TonB family protein; this translates as MNTHFNSADNFNELLFENKNKAYGAYAIRKSESDNITISMLVTSAFFGLLVVVAIALTNTKIEIPDIGINETPPIYLGPEIVIPKPIEQPKAKVETAAPKSVSGAYVASNEPQKTDLKPNDQQLISANPNPNGSDSAKPKVPDVVVTTFIPEKLPDVVKYVDIMPKLENMAQFIADNLKYPRQAVDNGTEGTVFVTFVVERDGSISDIKLLKGIGDGCEEEAMRVVAKMPKWEPGTQKNVPQRVQCNLPIKFRIK
- a CDS encoding MotA/TolQ/ExbB proton channel family protein; protein product: MLNSVLLQIVSGATEAANQVVDSAKNVAVQASQLPAASTIVTPKQDTLSLLDLVMKGGLIMIPMGLLSLLTLYFFFERLMTISKASKLDKNFMNSIKDFIHNGNIDAAKSLCRNTVSPAARMIEKGVSRIGKPIKEIEEAMESVGKLEINRLEKNLSVLSLVGRIAPILGFVGTIAGVIKIFYDISLTDNISIGVISGGLYQKMITSASGLVIGLIAFIGYYILNAMLDKTINRMETASVEFIDLLQEPTK